The Candidatus Angelobacter sp. genome has a segment encoding these proteins:
- a CDS encoding ABC transporter permease, whose amino-acid sequence MKDLKFAFRQLLKNPGFTAVAVLTLALGIGANTAIFSIINGVLLKPLPYPESSRLVALFENHREQGQDFVPLSAPAFTDWRAQSTVFEDLAAYQPGGFDLTGTGDPARLFGVRASASLFPLLRVRPLLGRGFTEDEDKSGGNRVVVLAHKLWRERFQSNRDVIGKSITLDGNVYSIIGVMPAEFRFAGIDADIWLSMAFQPFEIENRGGHNYKAIGRLKPGATLEQARREMNVIAGRLSGQYELSRGWGVTVFPLQEQIVRGSTRSLYILFGAVGFVLLIACANVANLLLARASVRTREFAIRGALGAGRSIIVRQLVLESLLLAGLGALAGWFLANWALAVVLKMGAAGLPRLENVRLDGGVAVFAVLVTLAAGIAFGLAPAWFASRISLGEVLKDTARGSTSARGQWLRGSFAVVQLGLAIVLVVGATLMLRSFGRIRTLDPGYQPDHILTASLTMPDDRFPGNDVREREPFRKAFLARVVERAAALPGVESAASVMGMPLTIIGASSQVFVLGRPEPKPSEPQAAGYSQVSPNYFQTMGITLLRGRHFDGRDSVDAPFVAIVNESFTRVFFPNQEPIGQRLRIMDSYRDRPTEIVGIIRDTRQRGITANPGPEMYFPVAQRCWANGQIVLKTKGDPAAMIPALTKAVADLDSRQPLYFVRALSSLMEESTTQQRLQTVLLSVFSTIALILALVGVYGVMACAVAQRHHEIGVRMSLGAQRQQVLAMIMGQAMKLSAVGILLGLAAAYALTGMLRSLLFEISPTDPLTFALVPCVLAIAALAGSWLPARKAARVDPMEALRHE is encoded by the coding sequence ATGAAAGACCTCAAATTCGCCTTCCGCCAGTTGCTGAAAAATCCCGGCTTCACCGCGGTGGCGGTGCTCACGCTCGCGCTGGGCATCGGTGCCAACACCGCAATCTTCAGCATCATCAATGGCGTACTGTTGAAACCATTGCCCTATCCCGAATCGTCTCGTCTCGTGGCGTTGTTCGAGAACCATCGGGAACAGGGACAGGATTTCGTGCCCCTGAGTGCGCCGGCGTTCACAGACTGGCGCGCACAAAGCACCGTGTTCGAGGATCTGGCCGCTTACCAGCCCGGCGGATTTGATCTCACCGGCACGGGCGATCCCGCACGGCTGTTTGGCGTGCGCGCGTCGGCCAGCCTGTTTCCGCTCCTGCGCGTTCGACCGCTGCTGGGACGTGGCTTCACTGAGGACGAGGACAAGTCTGGTGGGAATCGCGTGGTGGTATTGGCGCACAAATTGTGGCGGGAACGCTTTCAGAGCAACCGGGACGTGATCGGGAAAAGCATCACGTTGGACGGCAATGTTTATTCCATCATCGGCGTGATGCCTGCGGAGTTTCGCTTCGCAGGAATCGATGCGGATATCTGGCTGTCCATGGCATTTCAACCCTTCGAGATAGAGAACCGCGGTGGCCACAACTACAAGGCGATCGGCCGTCTCAAACCCGGCGCAACGCTGGAGCAGGCCCGCCGGGAAATGAACGTCATCGCCGGACGTCTCTCGGGCCAGTACGAGCTGTCGCGCGGCTGGGGCGTCACGGTGTTCCCGTTGCAAGAACAGATCGTGCGGGGATCGACGCGGTCCCTTTACATCTTGTTTGGTGCCGTTGGCTTCGTCCTGCTCATCGCTTGCGCAAACGTCGCGAATCTGTTGCTGGCCCGCGCCTCGGTGCGAACGCGCGAGTTCGCCATTCGCGGAGCGCTCGGAGCCGGACGTTCGATCATCGTCCGTCAGTTGGTATTGGAGAGTTTGCTTTTGGCTGGCCTCGGCGCGCTCGCCGGCTGGTTTCTGGCAAATTGGGCCCTGGCCGTAGTGCTGAAGATGGGCGCCGCGGGATTGCCGCGGTTGGAGAATGTGCGACTGGACGGCGGAGTGGCCGTGTTCGCCGTCTTGGTGACCTTGGCCGCGGGAATCGCTTTCGGACTCGCGCCGGCCTGGTTCGCTTCTCGCATCAGCCTTGGAGAAGTCTTGAAGGATACGGCCCGCGGTTCCACGTCAGCTCGGGGCCAGTGGCTTCGCGGAAGCTTCGCCGTGGTTCAGCTTGGTTTGGCCATCGTGCTGGTAGTGGGTGCGACCCTGATGCTGCGCAGCTTTGGACGCATTCGGACGCTCGATCCGGGCTATCAACCGGACCACATTCTTACGGCCTCGCTCACGATGCCGGACGACCGGTTTCCCGGCAATGACGTCCGCGAACGCGAGCCATTTCGCAAGGCGTTTCTCGCCCGGGTCGTCGAACGCGCCGCCGCCCTGCCAGGCGTCGAATCCGCCGCGTCGGTCATGGGCATGCCACTGACGATCATTGGCGCAAGCTCTCAGGTCTTCGTGCTGGGTCGGCCCGAGCCGAAACCTTCGGAGCCGCAGGCGGCCGGCTACTCGCAAGTCAGCCCCAATTATTTCCAGACGATGGGAATTACGCTTCTTCGAGGAAGACATTTCGATGGACGCGACTCGGTGGACGCGCCGTTCGTCGCCATCGTGAACGAATCTTTCACCCGCGTCTTCTTTCCAAATCAAGAACCCATCGGCCAGCGGCTCCGCATCATGGACAGCTATCGCGACCGGCCCACCGAGATTGTCGGCATCATTCGCGATACCCGGCAACGGGGAATCACCGCGAACCCGGGTCCGGAGATGTATTTCCCCGTGGCACAGAGGTGCTGGGCCAACGGCCAGATCGTGCTGAAGACAAAGGGCGATCCTGCCGCGATGATCCCGGCACTCACCAAAGCCGTGGCAGACCTGGACTCCCGGCAGCCGCTCTACTTCGTCAGGGCACTGTCTTCGCTGATGGAGGAATCAACCACTCAACAGCGGCTGCAAACCGTGCTGTTGTCCGTCTTCTCTACAATCGCGCTGATTCTGGCGCTCGTCGGTGTCTATGGAGTGATGGCCTGCGCCGTGGCTCAACGACACCATGAGATCGGTGTGCGGATGTCCCTGGGCGCGCAACGACAGCAGGTGCTGGCCATGATCATGGGGCAGGCAATGAAACTGTCCGCCGTAGGAATCTTGCTCGGTTTGGCGGCTGCATACGCGCTGACCGGGATGCTGCGCAGTCTCCTCTTCGAAATCAGCCCCACCGATCCGCTTACGTTTGCCCTGGTTCCCTGCGTGCTCGCTATCGCCGCACTTGCGGGGAGTTGGCTGCCGGCGCGCAAGGCGGCTCGCGTCGATCCAATGGAGGCATTGCGCCATGAATGA
- a CDS encoding ABC transporter permease: MNDLKFAFRQLQKNPGFTAVAVLTLALGIGAATALFSVVYGVLISPYPYARPGEIWTPGLHSASANQRMRPYRPNEYLQMTKLSAFSDVMATGPGNVLLTGEFDPESIRAIRVSGNAFQFLGVPPLFGRTIQPSDIRPTGEPELVTVLSFRRWQKLFGNDTNILGKTLRLDDQPHTIIGVMSPRFGWWTDDGVWLPMGIDSRDQRGVFPIIRLSPGVSSAAAQQQLHALQLELAKMNPSGFPKDEFATSLTNYLDITAASGEMQRSLQLLLGAVGFLLLIACANVANLQLARATSRSREMAIRLSIGAGRSQIVRQLLTESVLVSLLGGALGLLFAFWITRLMLLLMPGFYVPNEARIEVNGYVLFFSLIISVVTGILFGLVPALQSSRPNLVEALKDESRGSAASAGGKTRSLLVIAEVALSVVLLVSAGLTIRSFVALQKVELGFRPERVMTVNLPLPPKHYATWDQRNRFAEELLERAKNLPGVQAVTIGNGGLPFGGPSSAFAIEGQTDTEARQIMLQLVSADYLSTVGVPLRQGRMLTEREIKGSQNVAVINEAAVKFWAAGENPIGRRLRLDLLEKPGGPVLTPTNSSPYVTIVGVVGNTRNDDLRNDPQPAVLLPYTLLAPPGRTLALRTRGDPKSLMNALRMQVREMDKEQPINGPTTFEEEVGFRTAQPRFIMALFSLFAALGLALALAGIYSVLSYLVTRRTHEIGVRMALGARRGDVLRLIFKTGGRLVGLGLVVGVIASFGVARMLGSQIELFQVRAADPVSFLGVMLLLGAVAMVACYIPARRATKVDPMNALRYE, translated from the coding sequence ATGAATGATCTCAAATTTGCTTTTCGCCAGTTGCAGAAGAATCCCGGATTCACCGCCGTGGCGGTGCTCACACTGGCCCTTGGTATCGGAGCCGCCACGGCGTTGTTCAGTGTTGTCTATGGCGTCTTGATCAGCCCGTATCCTTACGCGAGGCCCGGTGAAATCTGGACGCCGGGCCTCCACAGTGCCAGCGCCAACCAGAGAATGCGTCCTTACCGGCCGAATGAATATCTGCAAATGACCAAGCTGTCCGCCTTTTCAGATGTCATGGCGACGGGTCCGGGAAACGTTCTTTTGACGGGCGAATTTGATCCCGAAAGCATTCGCGCAATCCGCGTTTCCGGCAACGCGTTTCAATTTCTCGGCGTGCCACCGTTATTCGGCCGCACGATCCAGCCGTCGGACATTCGTCCGACCGGCGAGCCGGAGTTGGTCACGGTGCTGAGTTTCCGCCGCTGGCAAAAGCTCTTCGGCAACGATACCAACATCCTCGGCAAAACGCTGCGGTTGGACGATCAGCCGCACACCATCATTGGCGTCATGTCTCCGCGTTTCGGATGGTGGACCGATGACGGAGTCTGGCTGCCCATGGGGATTGATTCACGTGATCAGCGGGGAGTTTTCCCGATCATTCGATTAAGCCCGGGCGTCTCATCCGCCGCCGCACAACAGCAGTTGCACGCTCTGCAACTGGAGCTGGCAAAAATGAATCCGTCCGGGTTTCCCAAAGATGAGTTTGCCACGAGCCTGACCAATTATCTGGACATCACGGCGGCCAGTGGCGAGATGCAGCGAAGCCTGCAGTTGCTTCTCGGCGCCGTCGGATTCCTGCTGTTGATCGCCTGCGCCAACGTGGCCAATCTGCAGCTTGCCCGCGCAACGTCGAGATCGCGTGAAATGGCGATCCGTCTTTCAATCGGCGCCGGACGCAGTCAGATAGTGCGGCAGTTGTTGACCGAGAGTGTTCTTGTGTCGCTGCTGGGCGGCGCGCTCGGCCTGTTGTTCGCCTTCTGGATCACCCGCCTGATGCTGTTGTTGATGCCCGGCTTTTACGTTCCGAACGAGGCCCGGATCGAGGTCAATGGATACGTTTTATTTTTCAGTCTGATCATCTCGGTGGTGACCGGAATCCTCTTTGGGCTGGTGCCCGCTCTTCAATCATCACGGCCCAATCTGGTCGAGGCGCTGAAGGACGAGTCGCGAGGTTCCGCGGCTTCAGCCGGGGGAAAGACGCGATCATTGCTGGTGATTGCGGAGGTGGCCTTGTCCGTGGTGCTGCTCGTCAGTGCCGGTCTGACGATCCGGAGTTTTGTCGCGTTGCAAAAAGTTGAGCTGGGCTTTCGCCCCGAACGGGTGATGACTGTGAACCTGCCCCTGCCACCGAAACATTACGCGACCTGGGATCAACGCAATCGCTTTGCCGAAGAATTGCTGGAACGCGCCAAAAATCTTCCCGGAGTCCAGGCGGTAACGATCGGCAATGGCGGGCTTCCTTTCGGCGGACCCTCCTCCGCCTTTGCCATCGAAGGCCAGACGGATACCGAGGCGCGCCAGATCATGCTGCAACTGGTCAGTGCCGATTACTTGAGCACTGTTGGTGTTCCGCTCCGGCAGGGACGCATGTTGACGGAGCGGGAGATCAAAGGCTCGCAAAACGTCGCGGTCATCAACGAGGCGGCGGTGAAATTCTGGGCGGCCGGAGAAAATCCCATCGGTCGGCGTCTCCGTTTGGATTTGTTGGAAAAGCCGGGAGGTCCGGTACTCACACCGACGAATTCCTCGCCTTACGTCACGATTGTCGGTGTGGTGGGCAACACGCGCAACGACGATCTACGAAACGACCCGCAACCGGCGGTTCTTTTGCCCTACACACTTCTGGCGCCGCCGGGACGTACTCTCGCCCTTCGCACCCGTGGTGATCCGAAATCACTCATGAACGCCCTGCGAATGCAGGTGCGCGAGATGGACAAGGAACAACCGATCAACGGCCCGACCACGTTCGAGGAGGAAGTGGGCTTTCGAACCGCGCAACCCCGCTTCATCATGGCGTTGTTCAGTCTGTTTGCGGCGCTCGGTCTCGCGCTGGCGCTGGCCGGCATCTACAGCGTTCTTTCCTATCTGGTGACTCGCCGGACGCACGAAATCGGCGTGCGCATGGCGCTCGGCGCCCGGCGCGGAGATGTGCTCCGTTTGATCTTCAAAACCGGTGGCAGGCTCGTGGGCCTCGGGCTGGTCGTGGGAGTCATTGCCAGTTTCGGCGTCGCCCGGATGCTCGGCAGTCAGATCGAACTTTTCCAGGTGCGGGCTGCTGATCCCGTGTCGTTCCTGGGCGTGATGCTGCTGCTCGGCGCAGTCGCGATGGTGGCGTGTTACATCCCCGCCCGTCGGGCCACAAAAGTGGATCCGATGAACGCTTTGCGTTATGAATGA